The following coding sequences lie in one Lysobacter capsici genomic window:
- a CDS encoding glycosyltransferase family 4 protein produces the protein MAAYALKSIWYITRKFPPSRGGMQQLSHRIATELSALRPLTLLRWRAGPWGLPVFVLASLLRLGWGLLRGRVRVLLLGDPVLSLLAVPARWAGVPVAVVVHGLDVTYPNRLYQWYLRRFFLGRMDAYICISRFVLDAVIARGVDESRCALIHPGASESPIPEIGGGDDSSPALLILGRLVRRKGALWFVHNVMPRVCAARASVRLDIVGDGPERAAIAQAIRRAGLEDCVRLWGDVDEASKAQRLAQCDLLLMPNIRVDGDPEGFGLVALEAAMSRRYVLAADLEGLRDAIAHPDLGRRLPEQDAEAWAAAIVDLLADRDGLRAKGEAARAYAVEHCSWQRMGQRYAERLDALV, from the coding sequence ATGGCGGCATATGCCTTGAAGTCGATCTGGTACATCACCCGCAAGTTTCCGCCGTCGCGCGGGGGCATGCAGCAGTTGAGTCATCGCATCGCGACCGAACTGAGCGCCCTGCGGCCGCTGACGCTGCTGCGCTGGCGCGCCGGGCCGTGGGGATTGCCGGTGTTCGTGCTCGCTTCGTTGCTGCGTCTGGGCTGGGGCCTGCTGCGCGGCCGGGTCCGGGTGTTGCTGCTCGGCGATCCGGTGCTGTCGCTGCTGGCGGTGCCCGCGCGCTGGGCCGGGGTGCCGGTGGCGGTGGTGGTCCACGGTCTGGATGTGACCTATCCGAATCGGCTGTACCAATGGTATCTGCGGCGTTTTTTCCTCGGTCGCATGGATGCGTACATCTGCATCAGCCGGTTCGTGCTCGATGCGGTGATCGCTCGCGGCGTGGATGAGTCGCGATGTGCATTGATCCATCCCGGTGCGAGCGAGTCGCCGATACCGGAAATCGGCGGTGGAGACGATTCGTCGCCCGCCTTGCTGATCCTCGGGCGGCTGGTTCGGCGCAAGGGCGCGTTGTGGTTCGTACACAACGTGATGCCGCGCGTGTGCGCAGCGCGAGCGTCGGTGCGCCTGGATATCGTAGGCGATGGTCCCGAGCGCGCGGCGATCGCACAGGCGATACGACGCGCCGGCCTGGAGGATTGCGTGCGGCTGTGGGGCGATGTCGACGAGGCGAGCAAGGCGCAACGGCTTGCGCAATGCGATCTGCTGCTGATGCCGAACATCCGGGTCGACGGCGATCCGGAAGGTTTCGGGCTGGTCGCGCTGGAAGCGGCCATGAGCCGGCGCTATGTATTGGCCGCCGATCTGGAAGGATTGCGCGACGCCATCGCGCATCCCGACCTGGGCCGGCGGCTGCCGGAGCAGGACGCCGAGGCCTGGGCCGCGGCGATCGTCGACCTGCTCGCCGATCGCGACGGCCTGCGTGCGAAGGGCGAAGCCGCGCGCGCCTACGCGGTCGAACATTGTTCGTGGCAACGGATGGGGCAGCGTTATGCCGAGCGCCTGGATGCGTTGGTCTAA
- a CDS encoding lysylphosphatidylglycerol synthase domain-containing protein has translation MRWSKFARPLARSLGWVLGLLALGLVASQAWSRQEQWWPLWRQLQARDVIAVVGLCLIMQLLLGLAWHVCVHGRVVPDRLLGDQLRWGQSLLAKYLPGKIWQGVARGALYAHDRGARSAFVLFVREQLLSLGISALIAAAAAPAALSPRLGVGFQGAFLLAAVALTWIAMLRRLPDPVMDRLPPSIRIGIAERPAAATMRWVWLLQLAGYVAMCGAFAVLAASFGLRLDVVRLSAALCFAGLAGVAALFVPAGLGVREAGLFWCLSPLFGAANAAMLALAWRVAITFAEALFALLSFVLSVRRR, from the coding sequence ATGCGTTGGTCTAAGTTCGCGCGGCCCTTGGCTCGCAGCCTGGGATGGGTGCTGGGCCTGCTGGCGCTGGGTCTGGTCGCATCGCAGGCGTGGTCGCGGCAGGAACAGTGGTGGCCGTTGTGGCGGCAACTGCAGGCGCGCGATGTCATCGCGGTGGTGGGCCTGTGTTTGATCATGCAATTGTTGCTGGGCCTGGCCTGGCATGTATGCGTGCATGGACGGGTGGTGCCGGACCGATTGCTCGGCGATCAATTGCGCTGGGGACAGAGCCTGTTGGCCAAGTACCTGCCCGGCAAGATCTGGCAGGGCGTGGCGAGAGGGGCGTTGTATGCGCACGATCGCGGCGCGCGCAGCGCCTTCGTGTTGTTCGTGCGCGAGCAGCTGTTGTCGCTCGGCATCAGCGCCTTGATCGCCGCGGCCGCCGCGCCGGCGGCGTTGTCGCCCCGATTGGGCGTGGGCTTTCAGGGCGCTTTCCTGCTTGCCGCCGTGGCGTTGACCTGGATCGCGATGCTCAGACGCCTGCCCGATCCGGTCATGGATCGCCTGCCGCCGAGCATTCGCATCGGCATCGCCGAACGTCCGGCCGCAGCTACGATGCGATGGGTGTGGCTGTTGCAGTTGGCGGGCTACGTGGCGATGTGCGGCGCGTTCGCGGTGCTGGCTGCATCGTTCGGGCTGCGACTGGATGTCGTTCGCCTGTCGGCCGCGTTGTGTTTCGCCGGCCTCGCCGGCGTCGCCGCGTTGTTCGTGCCGGCAGGCCTGGGCGTGCGCGAGGCGGGTTTGTTCTGGTGCCTGAGTCCGCTGTTCGGCGCGGCCAATGCCGCCATGCTGGCGCTGGCCTGGCGTGTGGCGATCACCTTCGCCGAAGCGCTGTTCGCCTTGCTCAGTTTCGTCCTGAGCGTGCGCCGGCGCTGA